A single genomic interval of uncultured Desulfobulbus sp. harbors:
- a CDS encoding conjugal transfer protein TraL, with product MSTVHFVLQGKGGVGKSLIASLLYQYLQQQGIAVTGVDTDPVNATFSGYKALSVQSLDIMDGDDIDQRRFDFLMETILEQTEDSHIVIDNGASTFLPLCSYLKDNAALELLNQEGHAVLLHTVMTGGQAVVDTASGLKTLATSFPSASIVVWLNRYFGDIAMNGKVFEDFKVYQEHYSQFRSIIEVPARKQSTFGKDLEALLSRRETFEAAIHSNQPVMVRQRLKTFWGEVSREVDKAQLIEAQ from the coding sequence ATGAGCACCGTTCATTTTGTTTTGCAGGGAAAGGGTGGGGTAGGGAAATCGCTGATCGCCTCTCTGCTCTACCAGTATTTGCAGCAGCAGGGGATTGCTGTCACCGGGGTCGACACCGATCCCGTTAACGCGACCTTCTCGGGCTATAAAGCGCTGTCTGTGCAGTCGCTCGATATTATGGACGGAGATGATATCGATCAACGCCGGTTTGATTTCCTCATGGAAACCATTCTGGAGCAAACAGAAGACAGCCATATCGTCATTGATAACGGTGCATCCACGTTCCTGCCTCTTTGCTCGTATCTCAAGGACAATGCCGCGCTTGAGCTTCTCAATCAGGAAGGGCATGCGGTTTTGTTGCATACGGTGATGACTGGTGGGCAGGCCGTTGTTGATACCGCATCCGGTCTAAAAACTTTGGCCACCTCCTTTCCCTCCGCATCAATCGTCGTCTGGTTGAACCGGTATTTCGGGGATATTGCCATGAACGGCAAGGTCTTTGAGGATTTCAAGGTCTACCAGGAGCATTACAGCCAATTTCGTTCCATCATCGAGGTCCCTGCTCGTAAACAGTCGACCTTTGGCAAGGACCTGGAAGCCTTGCTTTCCCGCCGAGAAACCTTTGAAGCCGCCATTCATTCCAATCAACCGGTCATGGTGCGACAGCGCTTAAAGACTTTCTGGGGCGAAGTATCCCGGGAAGTCGACAAGGCGCAGCTGATCGAGGCTCAGTGA
- a CDS encoding DUF1643 domain-containing protein has product MPKFSTAIIGSPAPPPSQSVDPLIVERTIFNTDRTHRFTLFRYWGNPDDYACGISMNPSGAAEDVGDPTVDGMVRRAREYWDVGAYYQLNVMSIRGTYSSDLATTSTVNLPENDEWIRRIAAKARIVVVSWGNLGHTSGRGPAVEAILREVCTPEKVFCFGKNKNGSPVHPLYQKLDTPLVPYFG; this is encoded by the coding sequence ATGCCCAAATTTTCAACCGCCATTATCGGCTCCCCTGCTCCACCGCCTTCCCAATCGGTCGATCCACTGATCGTCGAGCGCACAATATTCAACACCGACAGAACGCACCGCTTTACGCTCTTCCGCTATTGGGGGAACCCGGATGACTATGCCTGCGGCATTAGCATGAACCCTTCCGGCGCAGCGGAAGACGTTGGTGATCCGACTGTGGACGGGATGGTCCGACGAGCCCGCGAGTATTGGGACGTCGGCGCCTACTACCAACTAAACGTCATGTCCATTCGAGGGACGTATTCGTCGGACCTGGCGACAACTTCAACGGTCAATCTCCCTGAAAACGACGAATGGATTCGACGAATTGCGGCCAAGGCCCGAATTGTGGTGGTGAGCTGGGGGAATCTCGGCCACACCTCTGGCCGCGGACCTGCAGTGGAGGCAATCCTGCGAGAGGTGTGCACCCCCGAGAAAGTCTTCTGCTTTGGTAAAAACAAAAACGGATCTCCAGTGCATCCCCTCTATCAAAAACTGGACACCCCGCTGGTGCCATATTTTGGATAG
- a CDS encoding transglutaminase family protein yields MNSYLESSEYIDWKHPQVLAKAKDLADMSCSDETVAQRCFEFVRDAILHSWDYQKKPVTCKASEVLLHGTGYCFAKSHLLAALLRANSIPAGLCYQRLSINGEGPPYCLHGLNAVFLKEHGWYRIDPRGNKTGVAAAFTPPVEQLAFQLTHPAERDLPEIWPEPLPLIVTALTTLHSIEDVYANLPDIEVMQTDSSGCIRSLG; encoded by the coding sequence ATGAACAGCTACCTCGAAAGCAGCGAGTACATCGACTGGAAACACCCACAAGTACTAGCCAAGGCAAAAGATCTTGCCGATATGTCGTGTTCCGATGAGACAGTCGCCCAACGATGTTTTGAGTTTGTCCGCGACGCCATCCTTCACAGCTGGGACTATCAAAAAAAACCTGTCACTTGCAAGGCTTCTGAAGTGCTTCTCCATGGCACCGGCTACTGTTTTGCCAAAAGCCATCTGCTGGCCGCACTCCTCAGAGCAAATTCCATTCCGGCTGGACTGTGTTATCAGAGACTTTCTATAAACGGGGAAGGCCCACCCTATTGCCTCCACGGGTTGAACGCTGTCTTCCTCAAGGAGCACGGCTGGTATCGAATCGACCCTCGGGGGAACAAAACCGGTGTTGCGGCTGCGTTCACTCCACCGGTCGAACAGCTTGCTTTTCAGCTCACCCATCCAGCCGAACGAGATTTACCCGAAATTTGGCCCGAACCACTCCCTCTCATTGTCACCGCCCTGACCACTCTGCACTCCATTGAGGATGTGTATGCCAACCTGCCCGATATTGAAGTGATGCAAACCGACAGTTCTGGGTGCATCCGATCGCTGGGGTAA
- a CDS encoding cold shock domain-containing protein: MQTEGTLNKWNDDRGFGFITPKGGGQNIFVHISSFPRDGRRPQVGETLFFQVRSDKEGKQKAVDVIRPGSPPLRSQSTRKPRPYKKRSGFSPLFSVVVIIAIIGFALVRQYGPTETLSKLGLGQLAGNVSQDADQETPSNYQCDGRTHCSEMTSCEEAKYFLKHCPNVKMDGNHDGIPCEQQWCTGFLGN; the protein is encoded by the coding sequence ATGCAAACCGAAGGCACATTAAATAAATGGAACGATGACCGAGGCTTTGGCTTCATTACTCCCAAAGGTGGCGGGCAAAATATCTTTGTTCACATCTCCTCGTTTCCGCGAGATGGTCGCAGACCTCAAGTCGGCGAAACCCTGTTTTTTCAGGTGCGATCGGACAAGGAAGGAAAACAGAAGGCCGTTGATGTCATCAGGCCAGGCAGTCCGCCTCTCCGGTCTCAATCAACAAGGAAGCCCAGGCCTTATAAAAAAAGGAGCGGCTTCTCTCCCCTTTTCTCTGTAGTCGTTATCATCGCCATAATTGGGTTCGCGCTGGTTCGCCAATATGGCCCCACAGAAACATTGTCGAAGCTGGGCTTGGGCCAACTTGCAGGCAACGTCTCCCAGGATGCTGACCAGGAGACACCATCCAATTACCAATGCGATGGTCGAACCCATTGCTCAGAGATGACCTCTTGTGAGGAAGCAAAATATTTTCTGAAACACTGCCCAAACGTCAAGATGGATGGAAATCATGACGGCATTCCCTGTGAACAGCAATGGTGCACGGGATTCTTAGGGAATTGA
- a CDS encoding DUF1835 domain-containing protein translates to MTNILHITSGDIAGSNLAKARLPGEVFVWHDILYDGPRNPGWPTEDTLKARAQFLEETTAGGLKNKYILETLLSQYRKLEEAASCDRIVLWFDACLFDQSILAHVLTCLHGKGILNGDLLCVNSFPGITPYHGLGQLQPAQLSSLYGQQQTVTKEQFAFAIRVDEAFATQNVATLTELSTIPDPPLPWIPAAVARWLQERPDPVSGLGLLESLALQAIRAGYETPGKIFASVAAADTPPQYWGDSTLWAKINGLTDRNPPLVRIEGPADRLPQWESELSLEDFKIRVIPKK, encoded by the coding sequence ATGACGAACATCCTTCACATAACCAGCGGTGACATTGCCGGTAGCAACCTGGCAAAGGCGCGGTTACCAGGAGAGGTATTTGTTTGGCATGACATTCTCTACGATGGGCCAAGAAATCCCGGATGGCCGACAGAAGATACCCTTAAGGCCCGGGCTCAGTTCCTGGAAGAAACCACAGCAGGTGGGTTGAAAAACAAATACATCCTGGAAACCCTCCTTAGCCAATACCGGAAACTGGAAGAGGCTGCTTCCTGCGATCGCATCGTCCTCTGGTTTGATGCTTGCCTTTTTGACCAATCCATACTCGCCCACGTCCTCACCTGCTTGCACGGGAAAGGGATCCTGAATGGAGACCTTCTCTGTGTAAATTCGTTTCCTGGAATTACCCCCTACCATGGCCTCGGGCAACTCCAGCCGGCACAATTATCCTCTCTCTATGGTCAGCAACAAACAGTCACCAAAGAGCAATTCGCCTTTGCAATCCGGGTCGATGAGGCGTTCGCCACGCAAAATGTTGCCACGCTGACTGAATTATCGACCATTCCGGACCCCCCCTTACCGTGGATCCCGGCAGCGGTGGCAAGATGGTTACAGGAGCGACCTGATCCTGTCAGTGGATTGGGACTACTTGAGAGCCTTGCTTTGCAGGCAATTCGAGCTGGTTACGAGACGCCAGGAAAAATCTTTGCCTCCGTTGCTGCGGCTGACACCCCGCCTCAGTACTGGGGAGACAGTACGCTTTGGGCAAAGATAAACGGTTTGACGGACAGGAATCCTCCACTTGTGCGGATCGAAGGGCCTGCTGATAGATTGCCGCAATGGGAGAGCGAGTTGTCACTCGAAGATTTCAAGATCAGGGTGATACCGAAAAAGTAG
- a CDS encoding TIGR03905 family TSCPD domain-containing protein, whose translation MNELEEFFVQFLNIAEIQRDNKGEFFVPEGVCAKEISFDIEEGKLRNLHFVGGCQGNLRAISILLEGMPVEEVIEKVRGITCGNKGTSCTDQLAKFLENSSSATTY comes from the coding sequence ATGAATGAACTTGAGGAGTTTTTTGTGCAGTTTTTAAATATAGCTGAAATTCAAAGAGATAACAAAGGAGAGTTTTTTGTTCCAGAGGGAGTATGTGCTAAAGAAATATCCTTTGACATAGAAGAAGGGAAATTACGCAATCTTCATTTTGTCGGTGGATGCCAGGGGAACCTCCGAGCAATTTCAATATTACTTGAAGGCATGCCGGTTGAAGAGGTTATCGAGAAGGTGAGAGGCATTACCTGTGGCAATAAAGGTACATCTTGCACAGACCAACTTGCAAAATTTCTTGAAAACAGCTCATCTGCTACAACTTATTAA
- a CDS encoding IS66 family transposase — MTIDNINVEETIQRVTSLIAAEQDLSPALKSSLEVLLLLVSLLLNRLGLNSKNSSKPPSTDPFRTKKPRSASGRKPGGQPGHAGTTLRPVSDPDIIKEIVIDRSLLPPGRYRSSGHEARQVIDLDITTLVTEWRAEIVVDEQGRRHVAPFPEGITRPVQYGIGVKVNAVYMSQFQMVPYNRIEDHFLEQMGIPVSSGSIVNFNRDAFDRLAFFEQWVQKALQQEDLLHVDETGINIGGKRCWLHNVSSLGLSHFAPHAKRGGEAIESIGILPGFHGILCHDHWKPYFHYGRVHALCNAHHLRELERAWEQDGQQWAQQLSLLLKEANEMVHGAGGCLDSATAEQYRVRYRELLQQAELECPAPAPKLNNGKRGRIAKSKSRNLLERLQSFENDVLRFLDDPLVPFTNNQAENDLRMIKVQQKVSGCFRSMEGAETFCRIRSYITTCRKQGITASKALRLLFQGRWPDFMSTLVVSVCAE, encoded by the coding sequence GTGACAATCGATAACATCAATGTAGAAGAGACAATCCAGCGGGTTACCAGCTTGATAGCCGCTGAGCAGGATCTTTCACCGGCGCTGAAAAGCAGCCTGGAAGTTCTGTTGCTCTTGGTTTCATTGTTGTTGAATCGCCTTGGTCTCAATAGCAAAAACAGTAGCAAGCCGCCGTCGACCGATCCTTTCCGCACTAAAAAACCTCGTTCTGCGAGTGGTCGCAAACCCGGCGGTCAGCCTGGTCATGCTGGAACGACACTGAGACCTGTCAGTGATCCCGATATCATCAAGGAGATTGTTATCGATCGCAGCCTGCTTCCCCCTGGGCGCTATCGCAGCAGCGGCCACGAGGCACGCCAGGTCATTGACCTGGACATCACCACCCTGGTGACCGAATGGCGTGCCGAGATCGTGGTGGATGAACAGGGCAGACGTCATGTCGCACCGTTTCCGGAAGGGATCACCAGGCCGGTACAGTATGGCATCGGCGTGAAGGTCAATGCTGTGTATATGTCGCAGTTCCAGATGGTGCCATATAATCGGATCGAGGACCACTTCCTGGAGCAGATGGGTATTCCGGTCAGTAGCGGTTCCATTGTCAATTTCAACCGTGACGCCTTTGATCGTCTGGCCTTCTTCGAGCAGTGGGTGCAAAAGGCGTTGCAACAAGAGGACTTGCTTCATGTCGACGAGACAGGGATCAACATCGGTGGCAAACGATGCTGGCTGCATAATGTTTCCAGTCTTGGGTTAAGCCATTTCGCTCCCCATGCAAAACGGGGCGGTGAGGCAATAGAGTCCATCGGTATCCTCCCAGGTTTCCACGGGATACTCTGCCACGATCATTGGAAACCCTATTTCCATTACGGCCGGGTTCATGCCTTGTGCAATGCGCACCATTTGCGTGAACTGGAACGGGCCTGGGAGCAAGATGGTCAACAATGGGCCCAGCAGCTCAGCCTGCTGCTCAAGGAGGCCAATGAGATGGTCCATGGCGCTGGCGGATGTCTCGATTCCGCCACGGCAGAGCAGTACAGAGTGCGATATCGAGAACTCTTGCAACAAGCCGAACTGGAATGCCCGGCACCGGCCCCTAAGCTCAACAACGGAAAACGGGGACGAATAGCCAAATCGAAATCCAGAAACCTGCTGGAGCGATTACAGAGCTTTGAAAACGACGTTCTTCGGTTCTTGGACGATCCGCTGGTGCCTTTCACCAATAACCAGGCAGAAAATGACCTGCGGATGATCAAGGTGCAGCAGAAGGTGTCAGGGTGCTTCCGTTCAATGGAAGGTGCAGAGACTTTCTGCCGTATCCGTAGCTACATCACGACCTGTAGAAAACAAGGCATTACTGCGTCCAAAGCACTGCGCTTACTCTTCCAGGGCAGATGGCCCGATTTTATGAGTACGCTTGTGGTTTCGGTTTGTGCTGAATAG
- the umuD gene encoding translesion error-prone DNA polymerase V autoproteolytic subunit, whose protein sequence is MKTEILARPADCSHITIPLVHCSIAAGFPSPADDYVDQALDLNELLVTNPPATFFVRVNGDSMIDAGIHHGDILSVDRSEEAHDGSIVIALINGELTVKELSLYPKVRLIPHNPAYPVIELAENDDFEIFGRVKGLVRVFGK, encoded by the coding sequence ATGAAAACCGAAATTCTGGCAAGGCCCGCTGACTGTAGCCACATTACGATACCGCTTGTCCACTGTTCGATCGCCGCCGGCTTTCCGTCACCGGCTGATGACTATGTCGACCAGGCGCTGGATCTCAACGAACTCCTTGTCACTAATCCGCCAGCCACCTTCTTTGTTCGTGTCAACGGTGACTCCATGATCGACGCTGGTATCCACCACGGTGACATCCTGTCCGTTGATCGATCCGAGGAAGCGCACGACGGTTCAATCGTTATTGCGCTGATCAATGGCGAATTGACCGTGAAAGAACTCTCGCTTTATCCGAAGGTCCGACTGATTCCTCATAATCCGGCATATCCAGTCATCGAGCTTGCTGAGAATGACGATTTCGAGATTTTTGGGCGCGTCAAAGGCCTGGTACGCGTTTTTGGAAAGTAA
- the umuC gene encoding translesion error-prone DNA polymerase V subunit UmuC: protein MFALVDCNNFYATCESVFRPDLRGRPVVVLSNNDGCVVARSAEVKALGTIKMGVPVFQIKNEITKHQIVVFSSNYTLYADMSHRVMRILRALSPGLEIYSIDEAFVDVRGIPDLIEFGTMVRKTIRQWTGITVAVGMAPTKTLAKLANYGAKKFPGTGGVVDLRDRKRQQKLMSITPVGEIWGVGRRTTKALNALGIETALQLRDADIQDIRRRFSVVLARTVSELRGTPCIELEDQPSPKQQIVTSRSFGQRITSLAAMRQAISEFTERACAKLRAGDQYARVLTVFIQTSRFLEDESSRYANQATGNLTHHCSDNFQFIKLAQQLLERIWRDGYEYNKGGVILGDFSRTKQMQYRLFEKPERDNSSVMEAIDTINNRIGSVRFASSSGYQHWAMRRDSLSPAYTTRWSDLPLVK from the coding sequence ATGTTTGCGCTGGTTGATTGCAACAACTTCTATGCAACCTGCGAATCGGTATTCCGTCCGGATCTTCGGGGCAGACCGGTCGTTGTGCTCTCCAACAATGATGGTTGTGTCGTGGCCAGGTCTGCTGAGGTCAAGGCTCTTGGAACAATCAAAATGGGCGTACCGGTTTTCCAGATAAAAAACGAGATCACAAAGCATCAAATTGTCGTTTTTTCATCAAATTACACACTTTATGCAGATATGTCGCACCGGGTTATGCGCATCCTCCGAGCATTGAGCCCGGGCCTCGAGATTTATTCAATTGACGAAGCCTTCGTGGATGTACGAGGTATCCCGGATTTGATTGAGTTCGGCACCATGGTACGGAAGACGATCAGGCAATGGACTGGCATTACCGTCGCAGTTGGCATGGCTCCAACCAAGACACTTGCAAAGCTGGCCAACTACGGAGCCAAAAAATTTCCAGGCACTGGTGGCGTTGTTGATCTACGCGATCGAAAACGACAGCAAAAGCTGATGTCGATAACACCGGTCGGCGAGATATGGGGAGTCGGTCGACGAACAACGAAAGCCTTGAATGCTCTTGGCATCGAGACGGCATTACAGCTCAGAGATGCTGATATACAGGATATTCGGCGACGATTCAGTGTCGTTTTGGCTCGCACGGTATCGGAACTCAGGGGAACGCCCTGCATTGAACTTGAAGACCAGCCATCGCCCAAGCAGCAGATAGTCACATCAAGATCCTTTGGCCAGCGGATCACGTCACTCGCTGCGATGCGTCAGGCGATCAGTGAATTTACGGAGAGAGCCTGCGCAAAGCTGAGGGCTGGTGATCAATATGCGCGAGTTCTTACGGTTTTTATTCAGACAAGTCGCTTCCTAGAGGATGAATCCAGCCGGTACGCGAACCAGGCCACCGGGAACCTGACGCACCACTGCAGTGACAATTTCCAATTTATCAAGCTGGCCCAGCAGTTGTTAGAGAGGATTTGGCGCGACGGATACGAATACAATAAAGGCGGTGTCATTCTTGGTGACTTCTCGAGAACCAAGCAGATGCAGTACAGATTGTTTGAAAAGCCGGAGCGGGATAATTCCAGCGTCATGGAAGCCATTGACACCATCAACAACCGGATAGGATCGGTCCGCTTTGCGTCCTCAAGCGGGTACCAACACTGGGCGATGCGTCGAGATAGCCTGTCACCCGCCTATACAACCCGTTGGAGCGATTTGCCACTCGTGAAGTGA
- a CDS encoding type II toxin-antitoxin system RelE/ParE family toxin — protein MPQYILSPNAQGSLRQIKAYSLEQFGEEQAIAYLRLIEKKLQMIAETPDIGRKREEVKKGYFSFQAGSHVIFYRKAKNLIEVIDILHQGMDPYRHLTV, from the coding sequence ATGCCCCAATACATCCTTTCCCCCAATGCGCAAGGAAGTTTGCGGCAAATCAAGGCTTATTCACTTGAACAATTCGGTGAAGAGCAAGCTATCGCTTACTTAAGGCTTATTGAAAAGAAGCTGCAAATGATCGCGGAAACCCCTGACATAGGGAGAAAACGTGAAGAGGTCAAGAAGGGCTATTTCAGTTTTCAGGCTGGCTCACACGTTATCTTCTACCGAAAAGCTAAAAATCTTATTGAGGTCATCGATATACTTCACCAAGGCATGGACCCCTATCGACATTTAACAGTCTGA
- a CDS encoding type II toxin-antitoxin system ParD family antitoxin has protein sequence MQRNTSVTLGDHFSDFIKSKVSQGRFDNTSEAIRAGLRLLEIEETKLDALRAKLAEGESQLDKGQGVDGQSFMNQLIG, from the coding sequence ATGCAGAGAAATACGAGCGTTACCCTCGGCGATCACTTTTCTGATTTTATCAAATCAAAGGTTTCACAAGGGCGCTTTGATAATACAAGCGAAGCCATTCGGGCAGGCTTACGGCTTTTGGAAATTGAAGAAACCAAACTGGACGCGTTGCGCGCAAAATTAGCTGAGGGTGAATCACAGCTTGATAAAGGACAAGGTGTGGACGGTCAGTCCTTTATGAATCAATTGATTGGCTGA
- a CDS encoding Fic family protein, translated as MTLENKLGMTDAVELARVEERISKAKAHHLFASGRLGTLEAGTFQALAEIHRYLFGEIYELAGKIRTVNIAKGSFRFAPVIYLEAALKNIETMPQASFDELIEKYVEMNIAHPFREGNGRSTRIWLDLILKKELQKVVDWSLVDKNDYLLAMERSPVKDIEIKFLLQRALTDKINDSDVYMKGIDASYYYEGYAVYKVEDLGE; from the coding sequence ATGACTTTAGAAAATAAACTAGGCATGACTGATGCGGTTGAACTAGCCCGTGTAGAGGAGCGTATCAGCAAGGCAAAGGCGCACCACCTCTTTGCAAGCGGCAGGTTGGGCACCCTGGAGGCAGGAACCTTTCAGGCCTTGGCGGAGATACACAGATACCTGTTTGGCGAGATCTACGAACTTGCCGGGAAAATCCGCACCGTCAATATTGCCAAGGGCAGTTTCAGGTTTGCTCCTGTTATCTACCTGGAAGCTGCTTTGAAGAATATTGAAACCATGCCTCAGGCGAGCTTCGATGAACTCATTGAAAAGTATGTGGAAATGAACATCGCCCATCCCTTTAGAGAGGGAAACGGGCGTAGTACACGTATCTGGCTCGATCTCATTCTGAAAAAGGAACTGCAGAAGGTAGTCGACTGGAGCCTCGTCGACAAGAATGATTATCTTCTTGCCATGGAGCGTAGCCCTGTCAAGGATATTGAAATCAAGTTCCTCTTGCAGCGGGCGCTGACCGACAAAATCAATGACAGCGACGTCTATATGAAGGGTATTGATGCGAGCTACTATTATGAAGGATACGCCGTGTACAAAGTAGAAGATCTTGGGGAGTAA
- a CDS encoding helicase-related protein, which produces MYQLMSRLRSSRAAVVEHLLGTTEAAQRFQLEARIKTEDTGNVLKTLEEISGQVKQSSLEEKLPVWLTNSDEHRKAVSDELDIYKRILDLIERISGNREQYKAEQLSNLLKTHPLLLAFDSCLISLEVIKQLIFHQNTGCKVIVATGSQVKSKKEVNKLFSLGSNAEGVIALCSDAMSEGLNLQQASAVVLLDMPSVIRVAEQRVGRVDRMNSPHKAIEVWWPLDSDAFALKTDRKFFQRYTDVRDILGSNLDLPENLIPEEIVEGPDTVEEMVSKLAELDQKGTSWDGIQDAFQPVRDLVDPENGIVPIEVYNQVRHSKARVLSSVSLVKAKKAWAFFAILGADYGAPKWIFFDHPAAYPLTHLEEVASRLREVLSGDIENRTMDAKASLLIEKFLEQVLATERFLLPRKKQRALAEMKLILDHYVKTAQNQENWEAVELLGDILKFTDPPKNDEDRPDLDTIAEIWLDLTRDAWYEKLLSKRRYKPLRLKDIRKSLQQNPLGIDVLREAFSNIRQSQPLNSRVISAIIGVP; this is translated from the coding sequence ATGTATCAGTTAATGTCCAGGTTGCGCTCCTCTCGCGCGGCGGTGGTTGAGCATCTGCTGGGAACCACGGAGGCCGCTCAGCGATTTCAGCTGGAGGCGAGGATCAAAACCGAAGATACCGGTAATGTTCTCAAGACATTGGAGGAAATTTCAGGACAGGTCAAGCAAAGTTCCTTGGAGGAGAAGCTCCCCGTTTGGCTTACGAACTCGGATGAACACCGAAAGGCCGTCTCTGATGAGTTAGATATCTACAAAAGGATATTGGACCTGATAGAAAGAATCAGTGGCAACAGAGAACAATATAAGGCGGAACAACTCAGCAACCTGTTAAAAACACATCCTTTGTTGCTCGCATTTGACAGCTGTCTCATTTCTCTTGAAGTCATAAAACAGCTTATCTTTCATCAGAATACTGGCTGCAAGGTGATCGTGGCAACGGGTTCACAGGTAAAGAGTAAAAAAGAGGTAAACAAACTTTTTTCCCTTGGCTCCAATGCTGAGGGGGTAATAGCTCTCTGCTCGGATGCAATGTCGGAAGGGCTAAATTTACAGCAAGCCTCGGCTGTTGTACTCCTCGATATGCCCAGTGTTATACGCGTGGCAGAGCAGCGGGTTGGCCGGGTCGACAGGATGAATAGCCCGCATAAGGCTATAGAGGTATGGTGGCCGCTTGACTCCGATGCCTTTGCCCTGAAAACAGACCGGAAGTTTTTTCAACGCTATACCGACGTTCGCGATATTTTGGGGTCAAATCTAGATCTTCCGGAGAATCTCATTCCAGAAGAGATAGTTGAAGGGCCTGATACTGTTGAAGAGATGGTTTCAAAACTTGCTGAACTTGACCAGAAGGGCACAAGCTGGGATGGTATTCAAGACGCCTTTCAACCTGTCAGAGATTTGGTTGACCCTGAAAATGGGATTGTGCCTATTGAGGTGTACAACCAGGTGCGTCATTCAAAAGCTCGAGTTTTGTCCTCGGTGAGTTTGGTCAAAGCAAAAAAAGCATGGGCTTTTTTTGCGATTCTTGGCGCAGACTACGGTGCTCCCAAATGGATATTTTTTGATCATCCTGCCGCCTACCCGCTTACGCATCTGGAAGAAGTAGCAAGCCGGTTGCGAGAGGTCCTTTCCGGAGATATTGAAAACCGCACCATGGACGCGAAGGCATCACTGCTGATTGAGAAATTCTTGGAACAGGTGCTGGCAACAGAACGGTTTCTTTTGCCAAGAAAGAAACAACGGGCCTTGGCGGAAATGAAATTGATTTTGGACCATTACGTCAAAACTGCCCAAAATCAGGAGAACTGGGAGGCTGTAGAGCTATTGGGAGACATTTTGAAGTTTACCGACCCTCCAAAAAATGATGAGGACAGGCCTGACCTTGACACCATAGCGGAGATTTGGCTCGATCTCACTCGGGATGCCTGGTACGAAAAGCTTCTCAGTAAGCGGAGATATAAACCGTTGCGCCTTAAAGACATCCGCAAGAGTCTACAACAAAACCCTTTGGGGATAGATGTGCTGCGGGAGGCGTTCTCAAACATTCGGCAAAGTCAGCCCCTTAATAGTAGGGTGATCTCTGCTATTATTGGGGTGCCCTAG